One region of Citrus sinensis cultivar Valencia sweet orange chromosome 6, DVS_A1.0, whole genome shotgun sequence genomic DNA includes:
- the LOC102613344 gene encoding uncharacterized protein LOC102613344 isoform X9 — translation MDEQSYILKDLLITTFAWDSTLNFQLQDLYNHFEVQLDDCEIKLVLPRYPQTVCILEKFCTSVTVASCVIPDESVLNQLEVCVIVSMLHAHFSPAIYESVVALISHLDLLQSTSEAAVLNHSSSLGSMPNQVEASVFGISVSVNLESVSLHIDLANNGENSSLLTFSVQKLDIRYSLKELHECWISMKAFKIVTYPLRGTKDSHTLASCGDCLASSSGHQQVMGFKLSDQSDNYTDRSSSAEACFHLHYEVERNVNYTSNKFSICLNDADLHCYPHVCGLMIGFFDRISCYGASSVGEFSSSSNLNDENPKTVPCFGFQRFGFSNFIETGSSEHASISLDCYPFLTICNRGHLGCLESSLLYPIPDWRQVFNLSDRKFRSSNCTSKKESEVHHGSSSKSESNMDSFPGSGKFDDANRSSIDITLCGIRVHFHDSSCTIGTVTLPSSKSSLLLYENCMDLLFSVEGLVLTSSWWPKTFHGSLWGSSLPNLPPILNLRVRKGNVGSLSSQLEVSIGIQHVSCVLPPEYLAIIIGYFSLPDWSPYLSEHNEQIYSENASSILYKFEVVDSTLTVPVEKDDNQLLKVEIQQLYCSFIDKCASNSVMMDIPPKYMVPVNKLAENNDCLNIFGRDLILSFVLLKDGGYGCFLGEQDPGNRNIILMAPVSADVWVRIPWEDKPNSEGSLASTCIMSRIQNCQIIVDDCYAYHGFDALLDVINQFSSVNDESKLFTCDVQQFLLLKRCRRENGAVSVVASDTIFIDLRFCVDSLMIKLHRLRRDSGSLKPVAKLNMQFACSASLIDEKLQSLDLNFSSLALSSMLNSVMLARCTCNSTLTVLAICLSKSDCGENEICISLPSLDFWLHFSNWFEIVDLCNSFPQKIEKVAHSNVSSRSSATAKVDPIENWATTASQSASPNSRRPTGYSVENMRQDDNFLIVRSDNLGISIHFPVWASEAAARENGVAEIQEEKPQKDSSSTDVGKHSKYIKITAHSKNSELLVGRNVKLKVFLEKTSGALGTYEETSVNSWPLFQIFQASLEAEICRNQTALVDANVYVQCDRLDAWLSHQILYFWHGVVFDFPTAGSSQLSLPTICFKVQLRKFSLLLSDGRWSCSGHLLEFLLRNIVLHTSVTKSSMEFSVASELQVKYSNIRKVSWEPFVEPWKFQITMTRKHEMTALLNSSFVTDIDLIATTQLNLNFTESLVECISRTMEMINDAWGLIGPDDHPQIQLSSRPLITGTVPGGRYTPYILQNLTSLPLIYNVYRGLIGSDEFDVLDKKDGKLVQPGDSVPIYLHETPDEQLYRYRPTYSSDRLSDKQLNSVSHHFMTVQLDGTSVPSVPISMDLVGLSYFEVDFSKASKTEEFERTGDTSKYKMNNGETATSNLSSGFVVPVVFDVSVQRYSKLIRLYSTVILSNATSTPLELRFDIPFGISPKILDPIYPGQEFPLPLHLAEGGRMRWRPMGRSCLWSEAHNVSDILSQESKIGYPRSFVCYPSHPSSDPFRCCISVQNILLTSSGSSKKVSSLHVDNSLKQSAESCGQLLHDFNYSKKRFIHQVTLNTPFVVNNYLPEAVSLTIETGGITRTALLSQAQTSFHDIDPSHDLGLEFNMYGFRTSTLKFPRAETFSTMAKFSGTKFSLSETLTLDPELFSDTLHVIVEKTMDVFSGARELFIFVPFLLYNCTGFPLIVSHSTGEKRGSGCTIPCCYDMLEQELLKGERDGLSLLSPDQDTHARAPQIDDHRSSLLKNHIVSTRKNVNPHLGKFLNKPLVSSGSSELFHEQSDGRGLEGQKDLCGAKKRSCSSSQSDLKEIDFTSNGYGRVQACMYSPLPISAASEIMVRVSRCFTGCVTQNMPNYSCSAPFPLVPRSGSTSVVVPKSLSNAAFIISVTASALAGPFAGRTRAITFQPRYVISNACSKDLCYKQKGTDFIFHLGVGQHSHLHWTDTTRYLDFCHLELLVSIRFNEPGWQWSGSFLPDHLGDTQLKLRNYVSGRLSMIRVEVQNADVSIRDEKIVGSLNGNSGTNLILLSDDDTGYMPYRIDNFSKERLRVYQQKCETFDTIIHPYTSCPYAWDEPCYPHRLTIEVPGERVVGSYVLDDLKEYVPVHLQSTAEKPERTLLLSNSAEGATKVLSIVDSSYHILKDIKSQANLRGQEQRKQEQKQEKLVNYRERFSFNIPCIGVSMINSYPQELLFACAKNITFDLLQSVDQQKLSFQISYLQIDNQLHRTPYPVILSFNHETRNNPAGHRTKDDGKKSKSEMLHLTSDISCEPVFYLSLVKWRKKDVALVSFEHISLRVADFCLELEQEVILTMLEFIKTVSPTFQKTVLPLPDSTLHPVVYDLGSAKESSIRDLNFEIMQARRDFLPGMNDPASNRSQRSSSFLPSVVPIGAPWQQIYLLARRQKKIYVELLDLSPIKFTLSFSSAPWMLRNGFPTSGESLIHRGLMALADVEGARIHLKQLTIAHQMASWESIQEILKRHYTRQFLHEMYKVFGSAGVIGNPMGFARSLGLGIRDFLSVPARSMLQSPTGLISGMALGTTSLVSNTVYALSDAATQFSNAAHKGIVAFTFDDQSVARMEKQQKGVASHSKGVINEVLEGLTGLLQSPIKEAEKHGLPGLLSGIAFGVTGLVARPAASILEVTGKTAQSIRNRSRLHRTRSQRYRVRLPRPLSRELPLAPYSWEEAIGTTVLMEVDDGLKYKDEMPEMCKALKQAGKFAVITERLLLIVSCSSLVDLGKPEFQGVAADPDWVVESEISLDSIIHADTDEGTVHIVGSSSDGLSRQNQHQSKRGSGTRTKWWNNPSTPLPLFQTNLELTSEEDAKELVHVLLDTIERGKGRGWGSGYLLHQISIR, via the exons ATGGATGAACAGTCTTATATCCTGAAAGACTTATTGATTACTACTTTTGCCTGGGATTCTACATTAAACTTCCAACTTCAAGATCTATATAATCACTTTGAGGTCCAGCTAGATGATTGTGAG ATAAAGCTAGTGCTGCCTCGTTATCCTCAAACGGTCTGTATTTTGGAGAAATTCTGTACTTCGGTTACTGTGGCTTCTTGTGTTATTCCTGATGAATCAGTTCTTAATCAGTTGGAG GTTTGTGTCATTGTATCGATGCTTCATGCACACTTTTCTCCAGCAATATATGAGTCGGTTGTGGCGTTGATTTCACATCTAGATCTTTTACAATCAACAAGTGAAGCTGCAGTGCTAAATCATTCCAGTTCACTTGGTTCCATGCCTAATCAAGTTGAAGCTTCAGTATTTGGGATCTCTGTTTCTGTGAATTTGGAATCAGTCAGTTTGCACATTGACCTTGCAAATAATGGAGAAAATAGCTCTCTTCTCACTTTTTCAGTACAAAAATTAGATATCCG CTATTCTCTTAAAGAACTTCACGAGTGCTGGATCTCTATGAAAGCATTTAAGATTGTTACTTATCCTTTGAGAGGTACAAAGGACAGTCATACTTTGGCTTCGTGTGGGGATTGTTTGGCTTCCAGTTCTGGACATCAGCAAGTCATGGGTTTTAAACTCAGTGATCAAAGTGATAATTATACTGACCGAAGCTCATCCGCTGAAGCATGCTTTCATCTACATTATGAAGTTGAAAGAAATGTAAATTATACGTCTAATAAGTTCTCGATATGTTTGAATGATGCTGATCTCCACTGCTACCCACATGTATGTGGTTTGATGATTGGATTCTTTGACAGAATATCTTGTTATGGAGCATCTAGTGTAGGTGaattttcctcttcttccaATTTGAACGATGAAAATCCAAAAACAGTGCCTTGTTTTGGGTTTCAGAGGTTTGGTTTCTCAAATTTCATTGAAACTGGATCCTCTGAGCATGCGAGCATTTCTTTGGATTGCTATCCATTCCTTACCATCTGCAATCGTGGTCATCTTGGTTGCCTTGAGAGTTCTCTTCTTTATCCCATTCCTGATTGGAGGCAAGTATTCAATTTAAGTGATAGAAAATTCAGAAGTTCAAACTGCACTTCAAAGAAGGAATCTGAAGTTCATCATGGCTCATCGTCAAAGTCTGAATCCAATATGGATTCATTCCCTGGTTCAGGAAAATTTGATGATGCAAATCGATCTTCTATTGATATCACTCTATGTGGAATCAGGGTTCATTTCCATGACTCTTCATGTACTATTGGAACGGTTACGCTGCCGTCCTCTAAATCCTCACTTTTACTATATGAAAATTGTATGGATTTGTTATTTTCTGTTGAAGGTTTGGTACTCACTTCATCATGGTGGCCTAAAACTTTCCATGGGTCTCTATGGGGTTCCTCTTTACCAAACCTACCTCCGATTCTAAATTTACGAGTGAGGAAAGGAAATGTTGGATCATTGAGTTCTCAGCTTGAAGTCAGCATAGGCATTCAGCATGTTTCCTGTGTTTTGCCACCTGAATATTTGGCAATTATAATAGGTTACTTCTCATTGCCTGACTGGAGTCCGTATTTAAGTGAGCACAATGAGCAAATTTATTCAGAAAATGCAAGTTCCATTTTGTACAAGTTTGAAGTAGTGGACTCCACCTTGACTGTGCCAGTGGAAAAGGATGATAATCAGTTGCTAAAGGTTGAAATTCAACAGCTATACTGTAGTTTTATCGATAAATGTGCATCAAATAGTGTCATGATGGACATTCCTCCTAAGTACATGGTTCCAGTGAATAAACTTGCAGAAAATAATGACTGTCTAAATATATTTGGACGGGATTTGATCCTATCCTTTGTACTGCTAAAGGATGGTGGATATGGTTGTTTTTTGGGTGAGCAAGACCCTGGGAACAGAAATATTATCTTAATGGCACCAGTTAGCGCTGATGTTTGGGTGAGAATACCCTGGGAAGACAAACCCAATAGTGAAGGTTCTTtggcttcaacatgcatcatgtcAAGAATTCAAAATTGTCAAATTATTGTGGATG aTTGCTATGCATATCATGGTTTTGATGCTCTACTAGACGTCATAAATCAGTTTTCCTCAGTTAATGATGAATCCAAATTATTTACCTGTGACGTTCAGCAGTTTCTTCTGTTAAAAAGGTGTCGAAGGGAAAATGGTGCAGTTTCTGTTGTTGCCTCGGACACAATCTTCATAGATCTTAGATTTTGTGTTGATTCACTGATGATAAAGCTGCACCGTTTGAGAAGAGACTCCGGTTCACTTAAACCAGTGGCAAAGTTGAACATGCAATTTGCATGCTCTGCTTCATTGATAGATGAGAAACTTCAAAGCTTGGActtgaatttttcttctttagcATTATCTTCAATGCTTAACTCAGTCATGTTAGCAAGATGCACCTGCAACTCAACCTTAACGGTTCTGGCTATTTGTCTCTCAAAGTCCGACTGTGgggaaaatgaaatttgtatTTCTCTTCCTTCTCTTGATTTTTGGCTGCATTTTTCTAACTGGTTTGAAATTGTTGACCTTTGTAATTCGTTTCCTCAAAAAATCGAAAAAGTTGCACATTCAAATGTATCATCTAGATCTTCAGCTACGGCCAAAGTGGACCCAATTGAAAATTGGGCAACAACTGCTTCTCAAAGTGCTTCTCCAAATTCAAGGAGGCCTACTGGTTATTCGGTGGAGAACATGAGGCAGGATGACAATTTCCTTATTGTGAGGTCAGACAACCTAGgcatttcaattcattttccTGTCTGGGCCAGTGAAGCAGCAGCCAGAGAAAATGGTGTGGCTGAAATTCAAGAGGAAAAGCCCCAAAAGGATTCGTCTAGCACAGATGTAGGCAAGCACAGTAAATATATTAAGATTACAGCACATAGCAAAAATAGTGAACTACTTGTTGGCAGAAATGTCAAATTGAAGGTTTTTCTGGAAAAGACAAGTGGCGCACTGGGGACATACGAGGAGACAAGTGTCAATTCTTGGCCTTTGTTCCAGATCTTTCAAGCTAGTTTGGAAGCTGAAATTTGTAGAAATCAGACAGCACTTGTGGATGCTAATGTCTACGTACAGTGTGATAGATTAGATGCATGGCTTTCTCATCAAATTCTATACTTTTGGCATGGAGTGGTGTTTGACTTTCCAACAGCTGGGTCTTCACAACTTTCACTTCCTACCATATGTTTTAAAGTCCAGCTGAGGAAGTTTTCTCTCCTTTTATCTGATGGAAGG TGGAGCTGTAGTGGACATCTCTTGGAATTTCTTTTGCGGAACATCGTACTACATACTAGTGTGACGAAAAGCAGCATGGAATTCTCTGTTGCCAGTGAACTTCAAGTGAAATACAGTAACATACGAAAG GTCTCATGGGAGCCTTTTGTTGAACCTTGGAAGTTTCAGATAACCATGACCAGAAAACATGAGATGACTGCTCTTCTAAATAGTTCCTTTGTTACAGATATTGACCTCATAGCAACAACGCAGCTTAACCTAAACTTCACAGAGTCCCTTGTTGAg TGTATTTCCCGGACTATGGAGATGATCAACGATGCTTGGGGATTGATTGGACCAGATGACCATCCTCAAATTCAATTATCTTCAAGGCCTTTGATTACTGGAACTGTACCTGGAGGAAGATATACTCCCTATattcttcaaaatttgactTCTTTGCCTCTAATTTACAATGTTTATCGAGGGTTAATTGGTTCTGATGAATTTGATGTCTTAGACAAGAAAGATGGAAAATTAGTGCAGCCAGGCGACTCTGTTCCAATTTATCTTCATGAAACTCCTGATGAACAACTTTATCGTTATAGGCCTACATATTCATCTGACAGGCTTAGTGACAAGCAATTGAATTCAGTGTCTCATCATTTTATGACTGTACAACTTGATGGTACTTCTGTGCCTTCTGTTCCTATTTCAATGGATCTTGTGGGACTTTCATACTTTGAGGTTGATttctccaaggcttcaaaaactgaagaatttgaaagaaCCGGGGATACttcaaaatacaagatgaaCAATGGAGAGACTGCTACTTCCAACCTGAGTAGTGGTTTTGTTGTCCCTGTTGTCTTTGATGTTTCAGTTCAGCGCTATAGCAAGTTAATACGTTTGTACTCGACA GTTATACTTTCAAATGCAACTTCAACACCTTTAGAACTACGGTTCGATATTCCATTTGGCATATCCCCAAAg atCCTAGACCCAATATATCCTGGTCAGGAGTTTCCACTACCTCTACATCTGGCTGAAGGCGGTCGCATGAGGTGGCGTCCTATGGGAAGATCTTGTCTGTGGAGTGAAGCACATAATGTGTCTGATATTCTTTCACAAGAGAGCAAGATTGGATATCCTAGatcttttgtttgttatccATCTCATCCAAGCAGTGATCCATTTCGTTGTTGCATATCggttcaaaatattcttttaactTCATCTGGTAGCTCAAAAAAAGTTTCATCTCTTCATGTTGATAATTCTTTGAAACAATCAGCTGAAAGTTGTGGTCAACTGTTGCATGATTTTAATTACTCAAAGAAGCGATTCATTCATCAAGTGACCTTGAATACACCATTTGTGGTCAACAACTACCTTCCTGAGGCAGTGTCATTGACTATTGAAACTGGTGGGATTACTCGCACTGCATTGCTTTCACAG gcACAAACCTCATTTCATGATATTGATCCTTCACATGACCTAGGACTGGAATTCAATATGTATGGATTCAGAACATCAACTTTGAAGTTTCCACGGGCAGAAACATTTAGTACTATGGCTAAATTCAGTGGAACTAAGTTTTCTCTGTCTGAAACCTTGACCTTGGATCCTGAATTATTCAGTG ACACACTACATGTAATTGTAGAAAAGACTATGGACGTGTTCTCTGGTGCTCGAGaactctttatttttgttccaTTTCTGTTATACAACTGCACTGGCTTTCCGCTTATTGTTTCACACTCAACTGGTGAAAAGAGAGGAAGTGGCTGCACTATTCCATGCTGTTATGATATGCTTGAACAAGAATTACTAAAAGGTGAAAGAGATGGTCTAAGCCTTTTGTCACCAGATCAGGATACCCATGCTAGAGCTCCACAAATTGATGATCATAGAAGTTCTTTGTTGAAAAATCACATTGTTTCAACTAGAAAAAATGTAAATCCACATCTGGGGAAATTTCTAAACAAGCCTTTGGTTTCTTCTGGTTCGTCTGAACTCTTCCATGAGCAATCAGATGGGCGTGGTTTAGAAGGTCAAAAAGATTTATGTGGTGCAAAGAAGCGTTCGTGTTCATCAAGTCAATCTGATTTAAAGGAAATTGACTTTACTAGTAATGGGTATGGAAGGGTTCAGGCTTGCATGTATTCTCCACTTCCAATTTCTGCTGCAAGTGAAATAATGGTTCGTGTAAGTAGGTGCTTTACTGGATGTGTTACCCAAAACATGCCTAATTATTCATGTTCAGCACCATTCCCTCTTGTTCCACGAAGTGGTTCAACAAGTGTTGTTGTTCCCAAATCATTATCAAATGCTGCATTTATAATTTCTGTGACAGCTAGTGCTCTAGCTGGACCATTTGCTGGGAGGACACGAGCTATTACTTTTCAACCCAG ATATGTAATTAGTAATGCATGCAGCAAGGACTTGTGCTATAAACAGAAGGGTACCGATTTCATCTTTCATTTGGGTGTTGGACAGCACTCTCATCTTCACTGGACTGATACAACAAGGTATCTGGACTTCTGTCATTT GGAGTTACTGGTTTCAATTCGCTTTAATGAACCTGGATGGCAATGGTCGGGCAGCTTTTTGCCAGATCATCTAGGTGATACTCAATTAAAATTGCGGAATTATGTTTCTGGTCGGCTGAGTATGATAAGGGTGGAGGTGCAGAATGCTGATGTTTCCATTAGAGATGAAAAGATTGTTGGAAGCCTTAATGGAAATTCAGGGACAAACTTGATTCTCTTATCAGATGATGATACTGGGTATATGCCTTACAGAATTGATAATTTCTCAAAGGAG AGGTTACGGGTCTACCAGCAAAAGTGTGAAACTTTTGATACTATTATTCATCCTTACACTTCTTGCCCATATGCGTGGGATGAACCCTGCTACCCACATCGTCTGACAATCGAG GTACCTGGAGAGCGTGTTGTGGGGTCGTAtgttcttgatgatttaaaagAGTATGTACCTGTTCACTTACAGTCAACAGCCGAG AAGCCTGAAAGAACATTGCTTTTATCGAACAGTGCTGAGGGAGCAACTAAG GTGCTAAGTATTGTTGATTCAAGTTACCATATTTTGAAAGATATTAAAAGTCAGGCCAACCTTCGTGGCCAAGAACAAAGAAAGCAAGAGCAGAAACAGGAGAAGCTTGTTAATTATAGAGAGagattttcatttaatattccGTGTATTGGTGTCTCCATGATAAATTCATACCCACAG GAGTTACTTTTTGCTTGTGCAAAGAACATAACTTTTGACCTGCTACAAAGTGTGGATCAACAAAaactttcatttcaaatcTCTTATCTACAAATAGATAACCAGTTGCACAGAACCCCTTATCCAGTTATTTTGTCCTTCAATCATGAAACTAGAAACAACCCAGCTGGCCACAGAACTAAGGATGATGGTAAAAAATCGAAAAGTGAAATGTTGCATCTTACTTCTGATATTTCTTGTGAACCTGTATTCTACCTTTCTCTTGTGAAGTGGAGGAAGAAAGATGTCGCATTGGTGTCATTTGAACATATAAGTTTGAG AGTAGCTGATTTTTGCCTTGAACTTGAACAAGAAGTGATCTTAACCATGCTTGAGTTCATTAAAACTGTCTCTCCAACGTTTCAGAAGACAGTCTTGCCGTTACCGGATTCCACACTGCATCCTGTTGTATATGATTTAGGTTCTGCAAAGGAGTCCTCTATACgtgatttaaattttgagatcATGCAAGCAAGACGAGACTTTCTTCCTGGAATGAATGATCCTGCATCTAATAGAAGTCAGAGAAGCAGTTCATTTCTACCTTCTGTTGTTCCAATTGGTGCTCCTTGGCAGCAAATCTACCTTTTGGCCagaagacaaaagaaaatctatGTTGAATTGTTAGATTTATCTCCTATCAAGTTCACTTTAAG CTTTTCTAGTGCTCCTTGGATGCTAAGAAATGGATTTCCAACATCTGGAGAATCACTCATCCAT AGAGGTCTTATGGCTCTTGCTGATGTTGAGGGTGCCCGGATTCATCTCAAACAATTGACAATCGCACATCAAATGGCTAGTTGGGAATCAATTCAGGAAATCCTCAAGAGACACTACACTCGGCAATTTCTACATGAGATGTACAAG GTGTTTGGGTCTGCTGGTGTTATAGGTAATCCCATGGGATTTGCAAGGAGTTTGGGGCTTGGCATAAGAGATTTCTTATCAGTTCCTGCCAGAAGCATGTTGCAG AGCCCTACAGGACTTATTTCGGGCATGGCACTGGGGACTACAAGTCTTGTAAGCAATACAGTTTATGCATTAAGCGACGCTGCCACTCAATTCAGTAATGCTGCTCATAAG GGCATTGTTGCTTTTACATTCGATGACCAGTCTGTTGCAAGAATGGAAAAGCAGCAGAAGGGAGTAGCTTCACACAGCAAAGGTGTAATAAATGAAGTCTTAGAG GGACTAACTGGTCTCCTTCAATCACCCATTAAAGAAGCTGAGAAACATGGTCTTCCTGGTCTCCTCTCAG GAATAGCATTTGGAGTCACAGGACTTGTGGCAAGACCAGCAGCTAGTATTCTTGAGGTTACTGGGAAAACTGCTCAAAGTATTAGAAATAGAAGTAGGCTTCATCGCACAAGATCACAGCGGTATAGGGTCCGTCTTCCCAGGCCTCTGAGTAGAGAACTTCCCCTCGCGCCTTACTCTTGGGAAGAAGCCATTGGAACAACAGTACTTATGGAGGTTGATGATGGCTTGAAGTACAAGGATGAAATGCCAGAAATGTGCAAAGCACTTAAGCAAGCTGGTAAATTTGCAGTCATCACAGAGAGACTCTTATTAATAGTTAGCTGTTCTAGTTTGGTGGACCTCGGGAAGCCTGAGTTTCAAGGTGTGGCTGCCGATCCAGATTGGGTGGTTGAATCAGAAATCAGTTTGGACAGCATAATCCATGCTGATACTGATGAAGGGACCGTACACATAGTTGGAAGTAGTTCTGATGGTTTATCGAGACAGAACCAGCACCAGTCTAAGAGAGGTAGTGGAACAAGGACGAAATGGTGGAATAACCCTTCAACTCCACTCCCACTTTTTCAAACCAACTTGGAATTGACATCTGAGGAGGATGCAAAGGAATTGGTGCATGTATTGTTGGATACAATTGAGCGAGGGAAAGGGCGAGGCTGGGGCAGTGGATATCTTTTGCATCAAATTAGTATCAGGTAG